The Callithrix jacchus isolate 240 chromosome 20, calJac240_pri, whole genome shotgun sequence genome has a window encoding:
- the GINS3 gene encoding DNA replication complex GINS protein PSF3: MSEAYFRVESGALGSEENFLSLDDILMSHEKLPVRMETAMPRLGAFFLERSGGAETDNAVPQGSKLELPLWLAKGLFDNKRRILSVELPKIYQEGWRTVFSADANVVDLHKIGPHFYGFGSQLLHFDSPENADISQSLLQTFIGRFRRIMDSSQNAYNEDTSALVARLDEMERGLFQTGQKGLNDFQCWEKGQASQITVSTLVQNYKKRKFTDMED, translated from the exons ATGTCCGAGGCTTATTTCCGAGTGGAGTCGGGTGCTCTGGGGTCTGAGGAGAACTTTCTTTCTTTGGACGACATCCTGATGTCCCACGAGAAACTCCCAGTGCGCATGGAGACCGCCATGCCTCGCCTCGGCGCATTCTTCCTGGAGCGGAGCGGAGGCGCAGAGACTGACAACGCGGTCCCGCAG GGTTCCAAGCTTGAACTCCCCTTGTGGCTGGCAAAAGGACTTTTTGACAACAAGCGACGGATCCTTTCTGTGGAACTCCCCAAGATCTACCAGGAGGGCTGGAGGACCGTGTTCAGTGCGGATGCCAATGTGGTGGACCTCCACAAAATAGGGCCCCACTTCTACGGGTTTGGCTCCCAGCTCCTGCATTTCGACAGTCCTGAGAATGCAGACATTTCCCAGTCTCTGCTGCAG ACTTTTATCGGACGTTTTCGCCGCATCATGGACTCCTCCCAGAATGCTTACAATGAAGACACTTCAGCGTTGGTAGCCAGGCTAGACGAGATGGAGAGGGGCTTATTTCAAACAGGGCAGAAAGGACTGAATGACTTTCAGTGCTGGGAGAAGGGGCAGGCTTCTCAGATCACAGTTTCCACCCTCGTTCAgaattataagaagagaaaattcacTGATATGGAAGACTGA